A genomic segment from Leptolyngbya boryana PCC 6306 encodes:
- a CDS encoding SRPBCC family protein — protein sequence METESNKIINSSETQPQSLTDTEKWASIVGGSAMVLFGLQQRSLRGVLTAIAGGSLAYHGATAEKSLTDKVSDAVGINQSLKVEKTVTIRKSAEELYNYWHNFENLPTFMKHVKSVTVTDGTRSHWIANAPLGQSVEWDADIIKDEPNHLIAWASAENAEVNNSGFVRFSPAPGDRGTEVKVVLEYDIPGGRVSAAIAKLFGEEPEQQIGDELRRFKQLMEAGEIATTEGQPRCHG from the coding sequence ATGGAAACTGAATCAAACAAAATTATCAATTCCTCAGAAACGCAGCCCCAGTCTCTAACTGATACCGAAAAGTGGGCATCGATCGTGGGCGGCAGTGCGATGGTGCTGTTTGGCTTGCAACAGCGATCGCTAAGAGGAGTTTTAACTGCGATCGCAGGTGGAAGTCTTGCTTACCACGGTGCTACGGCTGAGAAAAGTCTGACCGACAAAGTGTCCGATGCAGTGGGTATCAATCAATCGCTGAAAGTTGAAAAGACCGTCACGATTAGAAAATCAGCCGAAGAACTTTACAACTACTGGCATAATTTCGAGAACCTACCGACATTCATGAAGCATGTGAAGTCGGTGACAGTCACGGATGGAACGCGATCGCATTGGATTGCTAATGCTCCATTAGGACAATCCGTTGAATGGGATGCAGACATTATCAAAGACGAACCGAATCATTTAATTGCTTGGGCATCAGCCGAAAACGCAGAAGTCAATAATTCAGGGTTTGTGCGGTTTAGTCCTGCTCCGGGCGATCGCGGAACCGAAGTCAAAGTCGTGCTGGAATATGACATCCCTGGGGGAAGAGTCAGCGCTGCGATCGCAAAACTGTTTGGTGAAGAACCAGAACAGCAGATTGGAGACGAACTTCGCCGCTTCAAGCAATTAATGGAAGCTGGAGAAATTGCAACGACGGAAGGGCAGCCTCGCTGTCATGGTTAA
- a CDS encoding THUMP domain-containing class I SAM-dependent RNA methyltransferase, whose amino-acid sequence MNQYFATVARGLESLAAQELEQLGAKTIEPGFCGVSFTGDRDLLYRVNLWARLPFRILMKLHEFPCQDSEDLYRGVQSIDWSLYLTPDMTLAVKATGKNQQLNHTHFTALQVKNAIVDQQQDRFSDRSNVELQSPDVQVTVHIDRDLCTVSLDSSGESLHRRGYRPAVGAAPLKESLAAALIQLSGWQPEQMFYDPLCGSGTLPLEASLKALNVAPGLFRERFGFETWLDADLNLLDELIKAAEASQRESLPAPIWGSDRNPEVIEQAIVNATNCGVSNHVYFSTIELEDVAAPADSGVLFCNPPYGERLGRDSDLGAFYKRLGNVLKQRFKGWTAFVLSGNKELAQSIGLRSSQRFAVYNGALPCQLMKYELY is encoded by the coding sequence ATGAATCAGTATTTTGCAACAGTCGCGCGGGGACTCGAATCCCTAGCTGCACAGGAATTAGAGCAGTTAGGAGCAAAAACGATCGAGCCTGGATTTTGTGGCGTTTCATTCACAGGCGATCGTGATCTTCTCTATCGCGTTAACCTTTGGGCAAGATTACCATTTCGGATTTTGATGAAGTTACATGAGTTTCCCTGTCAGGATTCGGAAGACTTGTATCGGGGAGTGCAATCCATCGATTGGTCATTGTATCTAACTCCCGATATGACCTTAGCTGTGAAGGCAACAGGCAAAAATCAACAGCTCAACCATACTCATTTCACAGCGCTTCAGGTCAAAAACGCGATCGTTGATCAGCAGCAAGATCGATTTAGCGATCGCTCTAATGTCGAATTGCAATCACCCGATGTGCAAGTTACAGTACACATCGATCGTGACCTTTGTACGGTGAGCCTCGATAGTTCGGGTGAGAGTTTACATCGTCGGGGATATCGCCCTGCTGTTGGTGCAGCTCCTCTAAAAGAATCACTCGCTGCCGCATTGATCCAACTCTCTGGATGGCAGCCAGAGCAAATGTTTTACGATCCGCTTTGTGGGTCTGGGACGTTGCCTTTAGAGGCAAGTTTGAAAGCGCTGAATGTTGCCCCAGGACTATTTCGTGAACGATTTGGATTTGAAACCTGGCTCGATGCTGATCTAAATTTACTGGATGAGCTAATTAAAGCAGCAGAAGCGAGCCAGCGAGAAAGTTTGCCTGCACCAATTTGGGGCAGCGATCGCAATCCAGAAGTAATTGAACAAGCGATCGTCAATGCGACCAATTGTGGGGTATCAAACCATGTCTATTTTTCAACGATCGAGCTAGAAGACGTTGCTGCACCCGCAGATAGTGGGGTACTGTTTTGCAATCCACCTTATGGTGAGCGCTTAGGTCGAGATAGCGACTTAGGCGCATTCTACAAACGCTTAGGCAATGTCTTAAAACAACGTTTCAAAGGTTGGACAGCCTTTGTTCTGAGCGGAAATAAGGAGCTTGCTCAATCGATCGGACTGCGATCGTCGCAAAGATTTGCAGTTTACAATGGTGCATTACCTTGTCAGTTGATGAAGTACGAACTTTACTAA
- a CDS encoding segregation/condensation protein A: protein MAVSLAQDAISLLIDLAERGEIDPWDVKVIDVIDRFLSELAPATGRELYEANLSQSGQAFLYASMLLLLKANTLAQVEITPEVSEFPEEEFFDEMAVGQTVLPLNLERQLRRRAVAQPPQRRRVTLKELIEQLQIIAVALEEKEPRPRTKRLKVPRAEAVKTIAALAHEENLSEMAVAIEEFFADHWSEVSHGKDWIDFELVLEFWVAVQERNNKIDPHHTENHERVGVFWALLLLSAQSKVELSQDEFYQELRVKSLVGLPMELAETVLPD, encoded by the coding sequence ATGGCAGTTTCTCTCGCTCAAGATGCGATATCACTTTTAATTGATCTGGCTGAACGCGGTGAAATCGATCCGTGGGACGTGAAGGTAATTGATGTGATTGATCGCTTTCTCAGTGAGCTTGCTCCGGCGACTGGACGCGAACTCTATGAGGCAAATCTTTCTCAATCGGGGCAAGCGTTTCTCTATGCCTCGATGTTGCTATTGCTGAAAGCGAATACGCTGGCACAGGTCGAGATTACGCCAGAGGTTTCGGAGTTCCCGGAAGAAGAGTTTTTTGATGAAATGGCAGTTGGGCAAACGGTTTTGCCCTTGAATTTGGAACGGCAACTTCGTCGTCGCGCGGTTGCTCAACCGCCACAACGACGGCGCGTCACGCTGAAAGAATTGATTGAGCAACTGCAAATTATTGCGGTGGCATTAGAAGAGAAGGAGCCGCGACCTCGGACGAAACGGCTGAAAGTTCCGCGTGCCGAAGCCGTTAAAACGATCGCCGCTTTGGCGCATGAAGAAAATTTGTCTGAGATGGCAGTTGCGATCGAGGAATTTTTTGCGGATCACTGGTCAGAAGTCTCGCATGGCAAAGACTGGATTGATTTTGAATTGGTTTTAGAGTTTTGGGTCGCAGTGCAGGAACGGAACAATAAAATTGACCCGCATCATACGGAAAATCATGAGCGGGTTGGGGTGTTTTGGGCGTTGTTGCTGCTGTCGGCACAGTCAAAAGTGGAATTATCGCAGGATGAGTTTTATCAGGAACTGCGAGTGAAATCTTTAGTGGGATTACCGATGGAGCTTGCAGAGACAGTACTGCCAGATTGA
- the murG gene encoding undecaprenyldiphospho-muramoylpentapeptide beta-N-acetylglucosaminyltransferase has product MESSLNQPKSRRLLIAASGTGGHVFPAIAIAEQLPEFHIEWLGVPDRLESQLVGDRYPMHKISVAGFQQKFGLGTLKILFRLINSIRQVRQIIRRGKFEGVVTTGGYISAPAIIAARTLGLPVILHESNALPGKVTRFFAPWCTVVAIGFDVAAKSLRKAKTVVVGTPVRSQFRAALANPELPDLPIPSGVPLIVVVGGSQGAVAMNKLVREAAPAWFEKGAWVVHLTGENDPDVKSLQHPQYLALPFYQNMAALFQRTDLAISRSGAGTVTELLVTGTPAILIPYPFAAEDHQAFNAMVMVRVGAAEMFRQAELTAEQLQQSVLDLLNDPARLATMSQQALSIAIIDSAERTAQLVREAL; this is encoded by the coding sequence GTGGAATCCTCGTTAAATCAGCCTAAATCGCGCCGTCTCCTGATTGCTGCTAGTGGAACAGGAGGACATGTTTTTCCTGCGATCGCAATTGCGGAACAGTTGCCAGAGTTTCATATCGAATGGCTTGGAGTTCCGGATCGTCTAGAATCACAACTTGTGGGCGATCGCTATCCGATGCACAAAATCTCCGTTGCAGGCTTTCAGCAAAAATTCGGCTTAGGGACGCTGAAGATTCTATTTCGCTTGATCAACTCGATTCGTCAAGTCCGCCAAATTATCCGGCGAGGTAAGTTTGAAGGCGTAGTGACGACTGGAGGATACATCTCTGCACCTGCAATTATCGCGGCTCGAACCTTGGGATTGCCTGTGATTTTGCATGAATCGAATGCTTTACCCGGAAAAGTGACGCGATTTTTTGCGCCTTGGTGTACCGTTGTGGCGATCGGGTTTGATGTCGCAGCTAAGTCATTACGGAAAGCAAAAACTGTTGTAGTGGGAACGCCTGTACGATCGCAGTTTCGAGCAGCACTTGCTAATCCAGAATTGCCAGATTTGCCGATTCCCTCTGGCGTGCCGCTAATTGTGGTGGTCGGAGGCAGTCAAGGTGCAGTCGCGATGAATAAACTCGTGCGCGAAGCGGCTCCTGCTTGGTTTGAGAAAGGCGCTTGGGTCGTGCATTTGACTGGAGAAAACGATCCAGACGTAAAAAGCTTGCAGCATCCCCAGTATTTAGCGTTGCCGTTCTATCAAAATATGGCGGCATTGTTTCAGCGAACCGATTTAGCAATTAGTCGATCGGGAGCCGGAACTGTGACTGAGTTGCTAGTCACAGGAACGCCTGCAATTCTAATTCCTTATCCATTTGCCGCAGAGGATCATCAAGCTTTTAATGCGATGGTAATGGTTCGCGTAGGGGCAGCAGAGATGTTTCGACAAGCGGAATTGACTGCCGAGCAACTTCAGCAATCGGTGCTTGACCTATTGAATGATCCAGCTCGGTTAGCAACAATGAGTCAGCAGGCATTGTCGATCGCGATAATTGATAGTGCAGAGCGAACTGCACAGTTAGTGAGAGAAGCGCTCTAA
- a CDS encoding zinc-dependent alcohol dehydrogenase yields the protein MKAVCWHGANDVRVDNVPDPTLLNPRDAILKVTATTICGSDLHIYDGYIPSMQPGDIIGHEFMGEIVETGREVKKLKKGDRVVVSSIIGCGQCHYCSHHQWSLCDNSNPNGALQEPIFGFGTAGIFGYSHLFGGYAGSQAQYVRIPFADHGCIKVPDGMTDEQALPISDAFPTGYMGADMCDIKPRDVVAVWGCGPVGLFAIKSAYLLGAEKVIAIDRFPERLQMAKTQCNAEVINYEEVDAGDALKEMTGGRGPDACIDAVGLESHGTGVMGFYDEVKQSVRLETDRPHVLRQMIVACKKGGVISVMGVYAGFVDKMPMGAAFNKGLTFKMGQMHGQRYMPKLIDHVLNGDIDPAFVFSHHMPLTEAKQAYEMFKHKTDQCIKVLLRP from the coding sequence ATGAAAGCAGTCTGTTGGCATGGTGCGAACGATGTTCGTGTCGATAATGTGCCTGATCCCACACTTTTGAACCCCAGAGATGCCATTCTCAAAGTTACAGCCACCACGATTTGCGGCTCAGATCTGCATATCTATGATGGCTATATTCCCTCCATGCAGCCCGGAGACATTATCGGGCATGAATTTATGGGGGAAATTGTCGAGACGGGACGCGAAGTAAAAAAATTGAAGAAAGGCGATCGCGTGGTTGTTTCTTCAATCATCGGCTGTGGTCAATGTCACTATTGCAGCCATCACCAATGGTCATTGTGCGATAACTCAAATCCCAATGGTGCTTTACAAGAGCCAATCTTTGGGTTTGGAACTGCGGGAATTTTTGGCTATTCGCATCTGTTCGGTGGCTATGCTGGCTCACAAGCGCAGTATGTTCGGATTCCCTTCGCCGATCATGGCTGTATCAAAGTACCGGATGGCATGACCGACGAGCAGGCTTTACCGATTTCTGATGCCTTCCCCACGGGATATATGGGCGCAGATATGTGTGACATTAAGCCTAGAGATGTCGTTGCGGTCTGGGGCTGTGGGCCAGTTGGATTGTTTGCGATTAAGAGTGCCTATTTGCTAGGAGCAGAAAAAGTAATTGCTATCGATCGCTTTCCAGAACGGTTGCAAATGGCGAAAACACAGTGCAATGCCGAAGTGATCAACTATGAAGAAGTTGATGCTGGAGATGCGCTCAAAGAAATGACAGGTGGTCGCGGTCCTGATGCTTGTATTGATGCTGTTGGACTTGAGTCACATGGAACTGGGGTCATGGGCTTCTATGACGAAGTAAAGCAGAGTGTTCGGCTTGAAACTGATCGACCTCACGTTCTGCGGCAAATGATTGTTGCTTGTAAGAAGGGCGGCGTGATTTCAGTGATGGGCGTTTATGCTGGCTTCGTCGATAAGATGCCGATGGGTGCTGCCTTCAATAAAGGTCTGACCTTCAAAATGGGTCAGATGCACGGACAGCGCTACATGCCGAAGCTGATTGATCACGTTTTGAACGGCGATATTGATCCAGCCTTTGTGTTTTCTCATCACATGCCTTTGACTGAGGCAAAGCAAGCTTACGAAATGTTCAAGCACAAAACCGATCAGTGCATTAAAGTTTTACTCCGACCTTAA
- a CDS encoding LapA family protein — protein MRQVNFVIIFVICLALVLFGIENTEPVVIHIVKNIQFQAPLSVELILSAGIGAVLAWVFSVWSHVQHTVEIGKEVTVRDERIHELEDDIQRYKAELEEQQRLLPAASNVQDAEVYAQ, from the coding sequence ATGAGACAAGTAAATTTTGTAATCATTTTTGTCATCTGCTTAGCTTTGGTGTTATTCGGCATCGAAAACACCGAGCCTGTCGTGATTCACATTGTTAAAAACATTCAGTTTCAAGCCCCTTTATCGGTCGAGTTGATTCTCTCAGCCGGAATTGGTGCAGTTTTAGCTTGGGTGTTTAGTGTTTGGTCGCACGTCCAACATACCGTTGAAATCGGCAAAGAAGTCACCGTTCGAGACGAGCGGATTCATGAACTCGAAGACGATATCCAACGGTATAAGGCTGAACTGGAAGAGCAGCAACGTCTATTGCCTGCGGCATCGAATGTTCAAGATGCAGAGGTTTATGCGCAGTAG
- a CDS encoding DUF6335 family protein yields MTYSKDSAFPNPTDLDDLEASLNDLGGEVEDDDLDDLEDEQDFGDIPQEYTESYGTGVEELPGYNIGGRTMMARRHELHEASPDLTGGDIDANYEQANAVGDESVGGTAMTPDMDIVDDLGRAVGLEMDDRNFLHTNEILENRDDRRWELEPRSSEDYDDRRMTEDELE; encoded by the coding sequence ATGACCTACAGCAAAGATTCAGCATTTCCAAATCCGACTGATCTCGATGATTTAGAAGCGTCGCTCAATGACCTCGGCGGCGAAGTAGAAGACGATGATTTAGATGATTTGGAAGACGAGCAGGACTTCGGAGACATTCCGCAAGAGTATACAGAGTCTTATGGCACTGGAGTTGAAGAACTACCCGGATACAACATAGGCGGTCGGACGATGATGGCTCGTCGTCACGAACTTCATGAAGCTTCGCCTGATTTGACCGGGGGAGACATTGATGCGAACTACGAGCAAGCTAATGCCGTTGGGGATGAATCTGTTGGCGGCACAGCAATGACTCCGGATATGGATATTGTCGATGATCTCGGTCGAGCCGTTGGACTAGAAATGGATGACCGGAACTTTCTGCATACCAATGAGATTTTAGAAAATCGCGATGATCGCCGCTGGGAACTTGAACCGCGTTCCTCTGAAGATTACGACGATCGACGAATGACGGAAGACGAACTTGAATAA
- a CDS encoding zinc-dependent alcohol dehydrogenase — translation MKALCWHGALDVRVDNVPDPKILNPRDAIVKITSTAICGSDLHIYDGFIPTMQSGDILGHEFMGEIVEVGPSVKNLKIGDRVVVPFTIACGSCEFCHRDLWSLCDNSNPNAWLIEPLYGHSPAGLFGYSHFFGGYAGGQAEYVRVPFADTGLFKVPSELTDEQVLFLTDIFPTGYMAAEHCDIKPGHVVAVWGCGPVGQFAIKSAFLLGAERVIAIDRVPERLELAKRYSGAEVLNYEEVDVGEAVKELTGGRGPDSVIDAVGLEAHGTNIDYWMDKAKQAVRLETDRPTALRQVIVACSKGGTVSVPGVYGGFIDKMPMGAAFNKGLTFKMGQTHVHRYLQPLIDRIQRGEIDPSFVVTHTLPLEQAPHGYEIFKKKQDNCIKVVLKP, via the coding sequence ATGAAAGCACTTTGCTGGCATGGCGCGCTCGATGTCCGAGTCGATAACGTGCCTGATCCGAAAATTCTTAATCCCAGAGATGCGATCGTCAAAATTACTTCAACAGCAATTTGTGGTTCTGACCTGCATATCTATGATGGTTTCATTCCAACAATGCAGTCGGGCGATATTCTCGGTCATGAATTCATGGGTGAGATTGTTGAAGTTGGGCCTTCGGTAAAGAATCTGAAAATTGGCGATCGTGTCGTTGTTCCGTTTACGATCGCCTGTGGAAGCTGTGAATTTTGCCATCGTGATTTGTGGTCATTATGCGATAACTCGAATCCCAATGCTTGGCTGATTGAGCCGCTGTATGGTCATTCTCCGGCTGGATTGTTTGGCTATTCACACTTCTTTGGTGGATATGCAGGCGGACAAGCAGAATATGTGCGAGTTCCCTTTGCAGACACAGGACTTTTCAAAGTGCCATCTGAGCTAACCGATGAACAGGTCTTGTTCTTAACGGATATTTTTCCGACAGGCTACATGGCTGCGGAGCATTGTGATATCAAACCAGGTCACGTTGTGGCAGTCTGGGGCTGTGGTCCAGTAGGGCAGTTTGCAATTAAGAGTGCTTTTCTACTCGGTGCAGAACGAGTGATTGCGATCGATCGTGTCCCTGAGCGACTTGAACTTGCAAAACGCTATAGCGGTGCGGAAGTGCTCAACTACGAAGAAGTTGATGTAGGCGAAGCTGTCAAAGAACTGACGGGCGGGCGTGGCCCCGATTCAGTGATTGATGCTGTGGGCTTAGAAGCGCATGGAACCAACATTGATTACTGGATGGATAAAGCGAAGCAAGCGGTGAGATTAGAAACCGATCGACCTACAGCATTGCGGCAAGTCATTGTTGCTTGTAGTAAAGGTGGAACTGTTTCTGTACCGGGTGTCTATGGAGGCTTCATCGATAAAATGCCGATGGGTGCTGCCTTTAATAAAGGGCTAACCTTTAAGATGGGTCAAACTCATGTGCATCGATATCTTCAGCCGTTAATCGATCGGATTCAACGCGGAGAGATTGATCCGTCGTTTGTGGTGACGCACACTCTACCTTTAGAGCAAGCCCCTCACGGTTATGAGATCTTCAAGAAGAAGCAGGATAACTGCATTAAGGTTGTGTTGAAGCCTTAA
- a CDS encoding DJ-1/PfpI/YhbO family deglycase/protease, whose protein sequence is MTEGSKRVAILIEQGVEDAEFQLPYNALKKAGAEVVVLGSRINEEYKGKQGKLTIKADATTTEAIATDFDAVIVPGGQAPDKMRTNLKTVQFVEDALENGVLVASVCHGPQVLIEGDMLKGVRATGFRAIRKDMQNAGAEFVDEPLVIDDNLITSRRPGDLPIFVTAILQHLGLSIPDTTLPPVGDMDAGWWKLGEDWGGSSKSEIVQAINTALSGEKYGLEAFQHYLDNAVDDAMKEVFQEVCQHKQQHVQQLEARLSVLGEQPSLTANVSNVYASIKSFFQNNQTDVEILRRALGDIQTGVVDTYNLRNKITDPATVEILDQMEVTLARDESRIANLYKDRLGERTPQSPMPSSRPAATGA, encoded by the coding sequence ATGACTGAAGGATCGAAGCGGGTCGCAATCTTAATTGAACAGGGCGTAGAGGATGCAGAGTTTCAACTTCCCTACAATGCTCTGAAAAAAGCAGGGGCTGAAGTGGTGGTGCTCGGATCGCGTATCAATGAAGAATATAAGGGCAAGCAAGGCAAGTTGACAATCAAAGCAGACGCAACGACAACAGAAGCGATTGCCACGGATTTTGATGCGGTCATTGTGCCAGGAGGACAAGCTCCTGACAAGATGCGAACAAACCTGAAGACCGTACAGTTCGTAGAAGATGCACTGGAGAATGGTGTTTTAGTTGCTTCAGTGTGTCACGGGCCGCAAGTGTTGATTGAAGGTGACATGCTGAAAGGCGTTCGTGCGACTGGATTTCGAGCCATTCGCAAAGATATGCAGAATGCAGGCGCAGAATTTGTAGATGAGCCTTTGGTGATCGATGACAACTTGATTACCTCGCGTCGTCCGGGAGATCTGCCGATTTTTGTCACAGCTATCTTACAGCACTTGGGATTGAGTATTCCTGATACAACCTTGCCGCCTGTGGGCGATATGGATGCAGGCTGGTGGAAACTCGGCGAAGATTGGGGTGGTTCTAGCAAGAGCGAGATTGTTCAGGCGATTAATACTGCACTTTCCGGCGAAAAATATGGATTAGAAGCATTCCAGCACTATTTGGATAATGCCGTAGATGATGCCATGAAAGAAGTATTCCAGGAGGTTTGCCAGCATAAGCAGCAGCATGTTCAACAATTAGAAGCAAGATTATCTGTCTTGGGCGAGCAGCCTTCTCTTACGGCAAATGTGAGTAATGTCTATGCAAGCATTAAGTCCTTTTTCCAAAACAATCAAACGGATGTAGAGATTCTGCGACGCGCGCTCGGCGATATCCAAACCGGAGTCGTCGATACCTACAATCTGCGGAATAAAATCACTGATCCGGCAACAGTCGAGATTCTTGATCAGATGGAAGTTACTTTGGCGCGAGATGAATCTCGGATCGCCAATCTTTACAAGGATCGATTGGGCGAACGAACTCCTCAATCTCCGATGCCATCCAGTCGTCCTGCTGCAACAGGTGCGTAA
- a CDS encoding carbonic anhydrase translates to MTQRHGFIGRRSFLQLAGLGGMGVAASSGLLWHPEASVAQNPTTKPQPVSPDAALKRLLEGNQRFMEGKRQNPNQSRLRLQETAVAQYPFASILGCADSRVPAEIVFDQGLGDLFVVRVAGNVASQTAIGSLEFSTAVLGSQLIVVVGHSRCGAVVAATKGDPLPGRIGTFVEEIKPAVARVVAKTGDLQQNAVIANVQYQAERLAESSTILAGLIKEGKLKIVGGRYDLSSGKFVIVT, encoded by the coding sequence ATGACTCAAAGACACGGATTTATTGGACGACGATCATTTCTGCAACTTGCCGGATTAGGCGGAATGGGTGTTGCTGCCAGCAGCGGACTTCTGTGGCATCCAGAAGCATCAGTAGCACAAAACCCTACTACCAAACCTCAGCCTGTTAGCCCAGACGCTGCCCTAAAGCGACTGCTCGAAGGGAATCAGCGCTTTATGGAAGGGAAGCGACAGAACCCGAATCAATCTCGCTTGCGTCTGCAAGAAACTGCTGTCGCTCAATACCCCTTCGCGTCGATTTTGGGCTGTGCAGATTCGCGAGTGCCTGCTGAAATCGTGTTTGATCAAGGCTTGGGAGATTTGTTTGTCGTTCGCGTTGCCGGAAATGTGGCGAGTCAAACTGCGATCGGCAGTTTAGAATTTTCTACGGCTGTACTGGGTTCGCAACTCATTGTAGTCGTGGGGCATAGCCGTTGTGGGGCAGTCGTAGCAGCCACGAAAGGCGACCCCTTACCCGGTCGCATAGGTACGTTTGTAGAAGAGATTAAGCCTGCTGTTGCGCGTGTGGTCGCGAAAACGGGGGACTTACAGCAAAATGCAGTTATCGCAAATGTGCAATATCAGGCGGAGCGGCTGGCAGAGAGTTCAACTATCTTGGCTGGCTTGATCAAAGAAGGCAAACTCAAAATTGTTGGGGGACGCTATGACTTGTCAAGCGGTAAGTTCGTGATTGTGACTTAG
- a CDS encoding SDR family oxidoreductase, translated as MNLKPISQQVVTIMGASSGIGRDAALKFAEQGAKVVVSARSQEGLATLVEAIQQQGGEAIAVPADTADFDQVKAVADKTVERFGRIDTWVHAAATSVFATFDRISPEEFKRVIDVNLTGQAYGAMAALPHLKAAKGGSLIHITSMEARRSLPYQSPYSASKHGTAGFLDALRIELKHQGYNNINVANILPSVINTPFYNKGKTKLGVKPTGLPPYYNPSLVTDAILYAAEHPVRDYIVGDVGRLLDLAQRISPSLVDAILLAISFDGQRTSDEKGEEPNNLFEPMQGYDRVEGDFKQLEVPSVTDVIAKNPAAMFSTIALAALGGLSLLLSGASDKH; from the coding sequence ATGAATTTAAAGCCGATTAGTCAACAAGTTGTCACGATTATGGGCGCATCGAGCGGCATTGGTCGCGATGCAGCCTTAAAGTTTGCGGAGCAGGGTGCAAAGGTTGTTGTCTCTGCTCGGAGCCAAGAAGGCTTAGCAACATTAGTCGAAGCCATCCAGCAGCAAGGTGGAGAAGCGATCGCGGTTCCAGCCGATACAGCCGATTTTGATCAAGTAAAAGCCGTTGCAGATAAGACGGTTGAACGATTTGGGCGGATTGATACTTGGGTACATGCCGCAGCAACGAGTGTGTTTGCGACGTTCGATCGCATTTCTCCTGAAGAGTTCAAGCGAGTCATTGATGTTAATTTGACTGGGCAAGCGTATGGAGCAATGGCTGCTTTACCTCATTTAAAAGCCGCTAAAGGTGGATCGCTGATTCATATTACGTCGATGGAAGCTCGGCGATCGCTACCTTACCAAAGTCCTTACTCTGCTTCTAAACATGGCACAGCAGGCTTTCTTGATGCCCTCCGCATTGAGTTGAAGCATCAAGGATATAACAACATCAATGTTGCGAACATTCTACCTTCGGTGATTAACACACCGTTCTACAACAAAGGAAAAACCAAGCTCGGTGTAAAGCCGACGGGATTGCCGCCTTACTATAATCCGAGTCTCGTCACAGATGCGATTCTCTATGCTGCTGAACATCCAGTCCGCGACTACATTGTTGGAGATGTGGGACGATTGCTCGATTTAGCACAACGGATTTCGCCAAGCTTAGTCGATGCGATTCTGCTCGCGATTAGCTTCGACGGGCAGCGAACCTCAGACGAGAAAGGTGAAGAACCGAATAATCTGTTTGAGCCGATGCAAGGATACGATCGCGTAGAAGGCGATTTCAAACAGCTTGAAGTACCGAGTGTGACTGATGTGATCGCTAAAAATCCGGCGGCGATGTTTAGCACGATCGCGCTTGCAGCTTTAGGTGGATTGTCGCTCTTGCTATCTGGCGCAAGTGATAAGCACTAA